The Magnolia sinica isolate HGM2019 chromosome 10, MsV1, whole genome shotgun sequence genome includes a window with the following:
- the LOC131258267 gene encoding uncharacterized protein LOC131258267 gives MAGIALLLDLLKKNPGFASQSLHSHGLFSATVAASAAAASVAAGWPFASRFLFGDGGISTAFCDAAPAPAWTEDYVTNLRSASENIFQHKPLKYSTKEYPIELKPLFSAFGPKSLALTSLRSFLMFYLLLLEPRTRMEDDDDNDFLQDESEERPPVNLVVPFKKSMKQIRRCS, from the exons ATGGCTGGAATAGCTCTTTTATTGGATTTACTGAAGAAAAATCCCGGCTTCGCAAGCCAATCCCTGCACTCGCACGGGCTATTCTCGGCGACAGTAGCTGCTTCCGCTGCCGCTGCGTCTGTCGCAGCAGGATGGCCTTTCGCTTCAAGATTCTTGTTTGG TGATGGCGGAATCTCAACAGCTTTTTGTGATGCTGCCCCAGCCCCAGCATGGACTGAAGATTATGTTACTAATCTACGCAGTGCTTCTGAAAATATCTTTCAACACAAACCCCTCAAATACAGTACCAAGGAATATCCTATAGAGCTAAAACCTCTATTCTCAGCTTTCGGACCAAAGTCTCTTGCACTGACATCACTGAGGTCCTTCTTAATGTTTTATCTGCTGCTCCTGGAACCTCGCACACGCATggaagatgatgatgacaacgatTTCCTACAAGATGAATCAGAAGAGAGGCCACCTGTCAATTTGGTTGTTCCCTTCAAAAAGTCAATGAAGCAAATCAGgag